From Paenibacillus sp. FSL H8-0537:
GTTGTGAAGCACAGGATGTTGTGCTGACATCGCGGGCTGATCCCTCTCTTTCAGGCCTATCACTGACAGACTTGTATGATTGACGATTATTTACTAGAGTTAGAAAATCTTGTTATTATCTTACGATTGGCTTGCCATTAATGCAAGGGGGGAATGGACGCTTTTCGCGATTTCCCCTGCCTCAAGACGTAATTAGCCCCGCCAGTTGGCGGGGCTATAAACGATGCAACGATTAGATTCTAAAACCTTTAGATCCTATGCTGCTATTACCTACTGCCTATTACCTACTGCCTACTGCTTGCGGTAGCCGAATACTTTCTTATTTTGCTCGACGTTCCACGCCAGCACCTCATCATAGCCAAGGCCCTTCGCCTTATCGAGCATTTCCTGCCGCAGCTTATTGAACTCGGCTTCATTTTTCGCATAAATCATTTTCCAAGAAAATTGCCTGATTACCTGCGCCACTTGACCGCGCTTCTGCTCCAGCTCATCGCTAATAACGGAAGGTGGCGTTCCCGTGAACAATGGACGCATAATCGTCAGCTGATTATTTTTTTCTAAATAATCCTTAGCCGTCAGAGCGCCACCCATCGCAGCTCTCCAGTCTTGATCCAGCTTCGTAGGTGATTTCTCCAGCGTTGACTGCCATAGATTGTAATCGTAAGGCTCGCCATTGTCTGGGTTAATATTGGTCGTTTTAAAGGTCGTATTGTTCAGCTGGCTCATGCCGTCCTTCCACGTCCCACCGCCAAACTCTTCTGGCAAGGCTGTGTCATTTGCCGGAAGCACCTGCTCGCCAAAAGCAGTCAATACCGGCTTGCCATCCTTCAGCTCCCAGTTAAGTCCCTCTGGCCCGTTGGAAGAAATCATATTGCCTTCTGGGCTGTAAAGCCAATCAATGAACTCAAGCACGCGATCAGGGTGCTTCGTTTTTGAACCGATCGCCCAAACGCGGTTGCCTCCATAAGGGTCATAGCCATAAGAGAATGTCCGCTCTTCCTTGAACGGAACGAGTGCAAAACCTTTTCCTTCTGCCATATGCTCAGCTGTATTGTACGTGTCATCGAGCCATGGGAAGAATGTGAACAGCAGCTGGCCATCCTTCATTTTATTTACTACATCCTCAAACTTCTGCGTCATGGAATCCGGATCGACTAGCCCCATTTGATTCGCGTCAAAATAAAGCTTGAGTCCG
This genomic window contains:
- a CDS encoding ABC transporter substrate-binding protein, producing the protein MKSFRKTFSLLLLAAMLIVSTAACTSNTNNGPASTASTAPAAGGATETAGSSQREEITLDVFSMLSNFSGEQTGWFAKVIKDKFNINLNIIASNLEGGADVKFATMMAAGNLGDLIIFGDDGQKYLDSIKAGMLVDWTKEGLLDSKGQNILKYAPKAIEKNKANFGGGSSVYGIGFDVGDDKPGPSEAKDLTYNPNLRWDLYEKLGRPEINTMEDYLPVLKQMQELEPKSESGRPTYAFSMWADWDGNMMVLTKAWAGIHGFDEGDGFNSGGFTLVSGDKDEYQGVLDEDGYYMRGLKLYFDANQMGLVDPDSMTQKFEDVVNKMKDGQLLFTFFPWLDDTYNTAEHMAEGKGFALVPFKEERTFSYGYDPYGGNRVWAIGSKTKHPDRVLEFIDWLYSPEGNMISSNGPEGLNWELKDGKPVLTAFGEQVLPANDTALPEEFGGGTWKDGMSQLNNTTFKTTNINPDNGEPYDYNLWQSTLEKSPTKLDQDWRAAMGGALTAKDYLEKNNQLTIMRPLFTGTPPSVISDELEQKRGQVAQVIRQFSWKMIYAKNEAEFNKLRQEMLDKAKGLGYDEVLAWNVEQNKKVFGYRKQ